In the Arachis ipaensis cultivar K30076 chromosome B04, Araip1.1, whole genome shotgun sequence genome, CCAGTTGTAACCATCATCTGCAGGTTTGTCAATGACCATGGAAGATGGTTGATATTTCTTATTATCAGTGTTCGAAATATCCGATGTTTCCACTTGAGCATTGCTGGGTTCTGATACAGATGGTACCACTTGTTGCTGCGAAGCTTCATTTTGAGTAAAAGATGGCTGCTCTACTGATAGATTTGCGGGAGCTGTCGGAGCTGTTACTGCAGGCGCCTGATAGTCAGCTTGCATATGCATTTGAGATTGAGCAAACACAGCTTGAGCAGTAACTTGTGCTAAAGCTTGTTGGTGCGACATCCCAAAGGGGCTCTGTATACATTAAAATGAAGACATAATAAAAACCTCAGACCAGTATATACACCATTCTCAGGGCGAAAGAAGATGACATCCATACATAACACTGAGAAAAATACCCAGCACCATGGCCAACACATGATACAATATAATGCATGATCTGGTCATTGGGTTGCAAATTTCAACAGAGATTTGGAAGATTCTCAGTTCATTTTGTATTGAGCGATTTGCAGTGATTATCATTCAGAGCACAAATATCATCCCCAAAACCTTTGTTGATTAATCATCCCATCCAAATTACAAAGAAAAAATCAAGGTAGTGCAACCAAAAGTCAATCCACTAACAAACAGTATATGTattaaaaatatccaaaaaaGTCTCATCCCTCATCAAAATTCGATCACTTTGTCAAACCCATCATCAATACCAAAGACTCTGTCTATTTGGTTTCACACTAAATCCCAAATCTGCATCCCAAGAAAAGAGAAGAACCTTACAACGAACAAAACCAGTGAATTTTCATGGACTAAAACAACTCGACAGCAATTACCACCCATACAAGCAACCACAAAATCTCGAAACTTCTATGCAGTTTCAGCAAGTACTACTCTACACCAGTCCACTAATAACATCAACACTAACGCAACACTCGTACAACTGGATTGAACTTCGAGCATTATGCAAAATTAAAGCTTATATCAAATCTGAATTGTCGAAGAGTATTACTGTGAGAATCCACAAGGATTTTCCTAAAAATCAGCTTTTAACACCAATTAAAACACTTAACACGCCCCAGAATCACCAAATCACTCTTTCACATAAAAATCGATACTTTAAGTAAATACCCATACTCAATCATCAAAATCCAGAAAAGGCACCTCGTAAAACCACACCCAAACCCAATTCAAGTAATTAAACAGATAAAATTACTCAATTAttacagaaatggaaaatttcgCAGAATCAATTACCTGAGGGGAAAAGAACCCCGGCGAATTGAGAAACCCAGAAGGACTCAACCCTGGAGGGATAGTGAACATTGGAGAACGAGCAACCACCAAGTTCATGGGCCTACTCTGCTTGAACCCTAAGCTCTTCTGCGCTCCTTCCTCACCGGAATTCTCGCCGGGATTCTCGGGGGGCGGAAAGGGAGGCCTGGAAGCTCCGCCAAAGGCAAGCGGGGACGCCATGGCGCCGGCGAGAAGCTGAGAGAAGGAGCGGTAGTCGGAGTCAGAACCGCCGCCATCGGAGAAGAAGCTAGAGACAAGAGTCATGGGGCCTGGACTGATGCCAGCGCCGGCACCGGAGAAGAAGGCCTCGGCGGAGGGTCGAGGAGGGAGGGTTATGGTTGGCCGAGATGACTGCGGCGGCGGCGCCGCCGCTGAATTGGCGTCGGTGGTGGACATTTaagtgtttttctttttcttttttcttctcttgtAAGAAATGGGAAATGATTTGGAATTTGATTTTGATAAATTTGATATGTTTTTGGTGTAATAAGATTGAGAGTGAGATCGAAAATATTGGTGGGTTTGGTGTTTATCTTGAATACTCAGCGCAAAGTCCACTTTGTAGAAACTTGAAAgaaaaaagaactaagattaatGGGACaacatattattttattattatttttttgtgtgtAATGATTTACTTTCTTTTTACAACTTCCTCTTCCTTGGCAACAAAATTAGTGCCCCGTTTATATCTCTGTAAGAATTTAGAATATCTGTTAGACGTTACATgtttattaattttgtcttttccttaccaaaaattaattttgtctttttatttattaaatgtatataataataataaattaagtttaattaatataatagttcaataattatttaattatNNNNNNNNNNNNNNNNNNNNNNNNNNATTTTTATTTAATGAAAAGTATTCAAAGATGAGCCATCACAAGGATATCTTTTAATATTCTTATTACATCAACacatattattaaaataaatgttAGGTGGCATTTACGTTAATTATTTATAATCTTTGTCTAatacaattaaatttttattttgcaaAAGCATCGTTAACTTATTATTGCAACATCAATAATATGGAGGATGCTCCAATAAACATGTTTAAAacatctttttataaaaaaatttatgtatcttattattattggacgtattaataaattgattatttttgaattttttaacaaCTTAGAATAAAActgatttttttataataataacgaTAAACCCAATTGTTATTAAATCTGGTCGAACTGATCAATTTACATAATCCACTagatcataaatttttttttttcaaaacaaaaatcagaaatatatttatctttttatcaaaaaatttaaacatgattCGATTTAGATTGTGTAAATTGGTCAGATCAAATCTAGTCTAATAATTATAGTGCGgacaattgggtttattattgttataataaacgattttgttctgatttattaaaaaataaattattaatcgaTTTAATAAAAATGTCCAATAATATCATGACACATGTAAACGTCTTTAAACGAAAGACATTTTTAGTATCTTTATCAAAGTGGTCTCCCAATAATATTGTNNNNNNNNttatattcttattttttattgtgtcatttaaaattatattaataactaatttaaatatcaaaaaaataattaatctcTTAAATAACAAGACAATAGAAACTTAAAACCTCTTAGAATTTATATGGAGCACGCAGATTTTATTAGAGACAACGATGTCAATTTAGATGGTGGCACAAGAGAAGTGCGACACCAGTATATGAATATTATGTTTTATCatataatttcttcttcttttcacatTAATGATTTTCTGttcatttttttacaaatttaaatCTATTTTTTGCACATAAttgtcaatattttttatttacatattaatgtttcttcttcttttttgttggaGATGTTCAATGACCACAAatacaaattttaaaagaaaaataataatttctgaACTAAAGTTTTTGAGTGAATAACATGgagattaatattttaaaatatttggttattatttaaaaaaattgtttttttccACCTTAATTATTAGTGTGATTAAATAATTGCAACCTTATACTCATCTATTATCATCTAAACCGTTTGTGCTAAGAATAAATATTATGATCATAGTATTTAGATATTTAGGAATACACATATTCGTCATTATGTGTTCTTTTAATAGGAATTCAGAAATTCATAAAGCATCATCAATAAAATTACATCAATTACCAATTTTCATATTAcattccaaaataaaatttttgtaagaGTTAGTCACGTTGTAATAATCATGGTTGAAATGGCCATAACAATATTGAAAATGTTCGTATAGATCAACTACAAACAATTCATATTGTGCTGATCATTTTTGAGACACAAatctcaaattaaaaattattagttaaATTTTTCATATACAACTCAGCTCTGGAGAACATAAAATTATGCAGGCATGTGTGTACGGaacaaatttatttaaaaaaaaatatataagaattAAAGATTCACACATAATTCTTTGTTATTCCAGCATTCAAAAATTTGTATCTCAACAAATACATAACTACATCATCATAATACTTTCATGTCATAGCTGGTAGAAAGCCTTTCATGCATTATGCACATATTCTTCTAAAATAAGTAAATCATTAGATAGCAAGCCAAATTCTACCGTGATACTCAAAATTTTAGTCACCAAATTTTATTCACCAAAACAAATTTAGAGATCTATTCACCAAATTTTATTCAATTAACAaattcatcataaaaattcatacACAAAGTCTATCATCCAAATTTTATTCAATTAGCACATAATAAAAATGATGTAATATTATAAAAAGAATTATTCACTAAGTTTTATGTTGGCACTTACGTCAGAATTTTCTGTTCgaaatttttgttcttcatagATAATGAGGAATGTTTTTAAGATTTTCAtgaaaatatgaattaactattAAAATCAACTAAGTTACTATATAAGAGAACACCCTTTACTCATAAATAAAGaagttttattattcttattaatgaACTCTTTAGAAAGAACTATGACCATTTTTTTATTATACAAATATATATTCTAGAGAAATGCTAGGGGTtagcaattttggtgttttgtaaccattaattggccatcaatagtgtttttaatggtgtgaaattacatCTAATGATGGAAAATCACttacttttgttttgatggttaagtgctggctaaaaaacacaaaaattactggtCACATAGACTTTTTCTATATTATATTTATCATAACTACCTTCAGAGATATACAAAtttttaatacaatttttttcACTCGATTTTAGTAAACACAGTTTAATTATGTCCTGCTCaactaaaaattttaacaaatatattgtgttaaaaaaaatataaaattgtttactaattttttttattttattagcttATAGTTAGTCTCATACATATCTTTTTATTAATCTTTTGTATGGCATACCATCAATTTTAGTCTTTTAAAGATAATGATTGGTCGAGATGGCTAAATTGGCGCGGTGTGGACATTtaaggtgtttttttttttttctttcccgtAAGAAATGGAAAATGATTTGGAATTTGATTGATAAATTTGATGTTTTTGATGTAATAAGTGAGTGAGATCGAAAATATTGGTAGGGTTTGGTGTTTATCTTGAATACTCAGCTTAAAGTCCACTTTGTAAAAAGttgaaagaaagaagaacagCCCGTTTATATCTGTTCTAGTACAATGCTATTACCAATAATatgttacatgtttattaattttgtcttttcTTTACCAAAAAGAAAGATGAGTCATCACAGAGATATCTTTTAATATTCTTATTACACATCAACACACATGATTAAATGTTATATCCTCTAACATTCAATATTTGATTTGTAATGTTATTATAAACTCAATAAAATTCCTCTCTAGAAAaagtttatataatattttttatttttgtcctacatttaaattaaaattagtcaATCCTTTACTTGTATGTACTAAAAATATTAACCTTCTAATATTAAAAGATACTCATCTGACAAAAATGACAAATATGAAATTCATACCGTTTACGCCTCACATGCATGTATTGCTTTCAAATATTCCTCAAAAGGAAAAAGGCACGAAGTAGATCAAATTAATGCTaggtataaaaattaattaattttagttttgcACAATGCCCGAATTTAAATCTAGTTTTTCATTATTTACATGATTTTTCATAATATAATTTATCTTACAACCAttttttttacatcatattttagtttaattttcacaattaaactcaacaatatcacaaattaaaccaaaaaaaaaaatgcatgtgAAAATCAATGAGAGGATTCTTCTTAAAGACACACCATAATCAATCCAGCCTCCTCAATAGATATGCAACTTGAACTTCTTTTGTCAATGGCATGATCCAATCACCATATAACTCAGCAACTAAGCTTGGAACTATTTTGTATACTGCCTCAACTTGATGCTCCTTTGCATCATTTATAGCCACCTCTTGTCCATAAGTTTTGGCTTTCATCTCTACTCTCCTTTTAATTACCTCTTCAACTTCAGTATATGTCAGCATTTCCATTAACCTATCCTTGTCCTACAAACCCAATAACACAAAACAAAGTTGATTTTTtagggagaaaataaaaaaagaaaaagaaaatcaaagttGTGTATATAAGTTATGCACACCTTATTGGTATTAAATGTGTTCTAAGAGTACGTAAGAATTTTTCGTTAGACAAATTTAGATTTAATTTAAGTAGAATTTACGtttaaaatatcaaattaatAGGTTTTTCATCTTATAAACTTCTCACTCTTCCTTACTTTCTTCGATGTCGGACTAATTTTACTACTTttcacacttgcaacattaacaatATTAAAAGCGGATTTAACATTGACACAAGAAAGATAGGATTGTACTATTTccctaagaaagataaagaagaattGCATATATAGAATTTGTACCTGCGCTTTAATGGCATCTTTATATGCATCAGGAGAAGCTTGAAACTTTGCCTCTGCTACAAACTTCCCATAATGGATTCTCTTGGAGAGAGCCTGCAGTAACAACACAAATAAATCTCAAGTCTTCAATGTTATGAACAATTAGCTTATTACAATCTCAAAACTTCTGAGGCAGAGAAACAATTAACATTTCAAAATAACACATGATAAATGTTAACTCCAGAATCATGCAATGGTTTATTATATCAGCTATAAGTTACTCACTCACCTGCAAGCAAAGTGTATCACAAACAGAAGTGGATCCATAATTGCCATCATTTCCTTCTTTAACTAATCTTGGGATAAGATCTCTGAAGTACATGTTCCACACTTTTTCATTTATGTTAATTGAATTGGCAATGGGATGCAGTACCTATTCAGTGAACAAACACTTAATAGAAGCTTATGTTGGTTTGAATTTACATTCAGAACTAAATTTGTTCAACAACTAAATCATATATAGTTCTATCCAAAAATTAAACTTCACTATTTGATATTTTCTAACACATACATAATCCTTACCTGAGGGTATTGCATAGgtggtaaaattgattcaggaagaTCATCAGGAAAGAAAGGATGTTCATCAGGACTCTTGTATCTCCCTACCTTCAATGTAACGAAAAATGCGCGTATTATCACATAATGTTACGTTATACTagcaaaaataactaattttcaaTCACTGCTTCCATTGAATGGTCATGCAATTATGAAAGACATGATAAGATGACAGTATAAAACACTATCTATACATCATAGTTAAATTATATACACAATTAATGTATAAAGTTAATTACTCTCATGCTAAATTATTGCATACCTTAGCATGAAGCTTCTCAGTTTCCCTAAGCATGTGTTCCACCAATGAGCCATGAAATCCATCCATTGAGAAGGCATTAGGGTCATATGTATCTGCATTGTACAAGTATTGTGCTCTCTCCAAAAGGCTAAAGATTATGCTATCCTCTTGACGAATCAAAGTGTGTCTTATGTTATCTAGGATCAGTTTTTCACTCCCATCAACCCTTTTTTCTGCTGGCACAAATCTAGAGACAACAAATACTCTTAtcttattaaaaatttgataagaaCAAAAAAAGGAGATTAAAGTGAGGGGCATGTGCATAAAACTTTAAGAAGAATGATGGTTTGGAGTTACAAACAGGGTCTAAGAGTTTAAATGATTCCATGCACAATTGTAACTACATTTAAGATTATTTCAATACATAATTACTAATGACTTGTTAACATGACAGATCAGCAATCAAGGCACAATGAATGAAACAAACATGCATGAAATGGATTCCAAAATCCAAATAACATATGAACAAATTAAAGGGTATGTACTATACATAATAACTCACCCAGTTGATGTGGCAAATGCCTTGAGGGAAAGGCCACCATGCTTTTTGGAAAAACATGATGAGGTTTGGTTGGAGGGAAAACATGATAACTTGCAAGAAGGAACAagagatgctgaagaagaagaatcagagACAAAAGGAAGAGTAGGTTGTGAGATAGAAGCTCTTAAAATCTTGGCCTCCATTGCAATATGAAAATGACACAGCAGGAACAACAGAGAATAATGATATTTCAAAGAGAGGCAGAGAGAGATGTAATaactttaaacaaaaataaacacaAAAGTGGGAAGAACGTGTGAAGACTTCTTAAGTTGAGTTTGGTGCTGCATTTTCGTGGTGGTTGGTGATGTTTCAGCTTTAGGACAATAGAAAAGTTAGGTATATGTGTTAATTAGTTGTTGAAACTTAGCAACTAAGTAGAAGAAATTCTCAGACACTATAATAATTCCGTTCAATTTGGATTTTGGACTGTGTCCAAATAATAGGAATCTcacaattttatttattaagtaTTGCAGATTTGTAAAAACTCACAAATTTAcgtgtatttatttttatataaagttaataaaaattattagataaaaattttgttaaataaattaaattatttaaaaattttaaattatataaattttatataaaaataattgtatgtgaatatttatttttttaaaagaattgtaTTTTTTGTAACAGTTTGATTTTCTAATATATTAAATTCTTTTAATACTAATGTTTATATAGCTTATAATTCCAAATTTGAAGTcattaattaagagaaaaaaGCATATCACTATTTTAACCTAAACGTGCAAGATTTTATATTTAACCACGATGCATTGGATTTTGGATCTTAGTAGCTTTAATTAGTTAAGAATTAAGATGCTTTCAATTTTGGGTTCTCATCAACTTTGTTACAAGTGTATTTAATTTAAGTATAAATAAAGTGTCGTAAGTagtcatatgtatatatatagaaactttttatttttataggtAGAGTGCAAGAAACGAAGACCTGATGAAAGCTAAAAACACAAGT is a window encoding:
- the LOC107635358 gene encoding chorismate mutase 1, chloroplastic, giving the protein MEAKILRASISQPTLPFVSDSSSSASLVPSCKLSCFPSNQTSSCFSKKHGGLSLKAFATSTGFVPAEKRVDGSEKLILDNIRHTLIRQEDSIIFSLLERAQYLYNADTYDPNAFSMDGFHGSLVEHMLRETEKLHAKVGRYKSPDEHPFFPDDLPESILPPMQYPQVLHPIANSININEKVWNMYFRDLIPRLVKEGNDGNYGSTSVCDTLCLQALSKRIHYGKFVAEAKFQASPDAYKDAIKAQDKDRLMEMLTYTEVEEVIKRRVEMKAKTYGQEVAINDAKEHQVEAVYKIVPSLVAELYGDWIMPLTKEVQVAYLLRRLD